The nucleotide window ACAGAAATATTCATCATAGGATAATCTCTCAGTGCTTTTGCAATGGCCTGCAAGAAAATTGGGGTAAAAGTAAGTTTCTCTCCTTCCCTTTTTTCAAATTCGTCTTTTACATTATTACGCCAATTCCAAATATTGGTAACATCAGCCTCAATAAAACTTTGAACGTGCGCAGAGGTATTGATTGACTCCATCATGTGATGTGAAATCAATTTCCCCATGCGTGTCATTTCAATAATTTCATCACCCGCAGAAGAAACGATAGTTTTTTCAACCTTTGGAGATTGTTCTCCATTTGATTGAATCTTAGAAACGGGCTGGGGAGCCTCAACAATTTTTTCAGCAGCTTGCTCAGGTTTTAGAGTAGTATCTTTTACTTCAACTTTAGGTGCGCCGGATTTTGACTCACGTGACTTTAAATACATGAGAATGTCATCCTTTGTAACCCTATCGTCTTTACCAGAACCTGGTATACTGTCCAATTCTTCTTGGCTAATACCTTCCTCCTTAGCAATATTCCTTACCAAAGGTGAATAAAATCGACCCTCAGACATTACAGGTACTGAAGCAATTGCCTTGGCTTGCTCGACTCTACCATTAACTTCATTGACTACTTCCTCAGAAAGCTTATCAACTTCTTCTTCGGCTGTAAAATCCGGCAGATCATCCTCAAAAGATTCTACTTCAGATTCTGTCTCAATAATAGCAATTGTTGCACCGACTTTAACAACTTCATCGGCATCAAATAACTTCTCCACTAAAACTCCTTCCACTTCACTAGGAACCTCACTATCTACCTTGTCCGTAGCGATTTCAAGAATGGGTTCATCAAGCTCAATTTTGTCACCAACATCTTTAAGCCAAGAGGTTATTGTTGCTTCTGCAACACTCTCGCCCATCTTCGGAAGTTTAAGTTCAAATTTTGCCATATCTATATTAAAACAGCTTGTTTTGGGTTTCTCGTTGCAAAATTAATCAATTAATACCGAAATCGTTATTGTTTTAATAATTAAGTGTTTTTTCCTTGGACAACAATCCCTCTAGATTGTGCATTGAAACTACCAATAATATAAGATGTTTTGGAGGGCCAAAACAGAAACCGAGTTTGAGTATTTCCATTATTTCCTTCAACAACTTTAATTATTTCAGTAAAAGTCAAAGTATCTATATCAAAAACATACGTTCTGTCTGATTCAATTTGAAGATTTTTAGGAGAAAGGACCATTTCTGCTTCTGGAAAAATAGTTTGTACCTGACTCAATTCCTTTTTTGAAATAAAAGTCAAATTTAAATTATGATCAAATTCTACGGGCTTCCTTGAAGCCTTGAAATAAGGCAAGACTTTGAAAATGACGCTTGACACCAATGAATAAATCCGATTTAGTTTAAAGTGCTTTTTATGGAATATATGCATGGCCTCATAAAAATGCTTTTTATAGCGAATATCGTTTGTAGTGCTCTCTCCCTTAAAATGAATCGCGGTAGATTCTCCAAAATAAAAGTTTCTTTTACCTAATTGTTCAACCTTATAAGATAGATCGAAGTCCTCCCCATACATAAAATAATCTTCATCAAAACCTCCCACTTCAATGTAAAGTTTGCGCTTAAGGAACATGAAAGCACCGACCAATACTTCAACGTTTCCATTTTGGTCGGAACCAATATTATGCGCATAATAATTACTAGATAAGCCTGCAATCTTTTTAAGTGCACCAAATGGTTTCACAAAATTTCGTTTGCTCTCTGGCAAGAATTGACCTGAACCATCAATTAGTTTACAACCAATAATGCCCATGTTATTATTATCATTATACATTTCCAAAAGATTGTAAAAACTTTTTTCTGATACAATTGTGTCTGGATTAAGAATACATACAAATGCCCCCTTTGCTGCTTTGACTCCAATATTATTTGCCTTTGAAAATCCGAGATTTTGTGATAAAGCAATAAAATTAATCAATGGGTACTTTTCAGAAAGGTAATTAACACTACCGTCATTTGAATTGTTGTCAACAACAATAATTTCTGAGGAAATGGATTCTGTGGCTGCCATAATACTTTGAACACACAGTTCTAGAAAGTGAAGTACATTGTAACTTACTATGACAATTGATAACTTCAAAAAGTGGCAATTAAATTTTGAGTGATGACTCGAAAGGAATACGATTAGTTATGCTTCTACCCAAGGTAATTTCGTCCGTATACTCTAATTCATTTCCCACAGAAATTCCCCTTGCAATGGTTGATGTTACTATTTCCAAATCTTGAATTTGCTTGTATATATAAAAATTGGTAGTATCGCCTTCCATAGTTGACCCTAAAGCAAAAATCACTTCCTTTATTTCTCCTAACTTCAGTTTGGCAACAAGTGTGGGAATATTTAAATCATTGGGACCTATACCATCCATAGGAGATATTTTGCCTCCCAAAATATGGTATAAACCTTTGTAGGAAGATGTATTTTCAATGGCCATAACATCTCTTATATCTTCAACTACACAAACCAATTCACGGTTACGATTTGGATTAGAACAAATTTCACATAACTGTGAATCACTTATATTATGGCAATTTTTACAAAATTTAATTTCGGTTCTAAGGCTTTTCAGGGCATCGGCCAGATCTAGACTTTGTTCCTCGGGTTGTCTTAACAAATGTAACACCAACCTCAAGGCTGTTCGTTTACCAACACCCGGTAACTGAGACATCTCTGAAACTGCTCTTTCCAATAATTTTGAAGAAAATTCCATCGGTGCGAAATTACGATTTTAACCGCAAGAATTGCGGATAGGACAGTAATTTGTATTTTGGCCTTACATATCAAAATATTATGACCGCTCTCCAAATTATCATTCTCATTGCTGTTTATTTCCTAGTCTTAATGACAATTTCCCATTTCACAGGTAAGAATGACAGCAACACAGATTTTTTTAAGGCCTCTAAACAATCTCCATGGTATTTAGTGGCCTTCGGAATGGTGGGCGCTTCTCTTTCGGGTGTTACATTTATTTCAGTTCCTGGCTGGGTTGAAGGATCACAATTCAGCTATTTACAAGTAGTACTGGGGTACTTGGTCGGTTATTTTGTGGTCGCCTTAGTTTTGATGCCAATTTATTATAGATATAATCTTACGTCGATCTATGAATATTTAGGCGAGAGATTCGGTCCTGTAAGTCATAAAACTGGTGCCTTCTTCTTTTTTGTCTCACGTGTTCTCGGGGCATCTTTCCGATTGTTTTTAGTTGCGATTGTTTTACAGCAATTTGTTTTTGACTCATGGAATGTTCCATTTGAAATCACTGTGGTTATTTCAATTTTACTTATTTGGGTTTATACAAACAAAGGTGGAATTAAGACTATAGTTTGGACAGACACACTTCAAACCCTTTTTATGGTGATTGCAGTAATCCTTTCTATATATATGATAAATCGAGAGCTTGGCTGGTCCTTTTCTGAATTTCTAAATTCAGATGAATTGAAGAACTACAGTGACATATTTGTAACTGATAGCTTTTTAAACAGAAACCATTTCATTAAATCGTTTATAGGAGGAATGTTTATTACTATTTGCATGACAGGATTAGACCAAGATATGATGCAAAAAAATCTTACCTGCAAAACTTTAAAGGATGCCCAAACCAATATGATTAGTTTTAGTTTCGTATTGGTGTTTGTTACATTTCTTTTCATGCTTTTAGGCGCCTTATTATATATCTATGCAGG belongs to Aegicerativicinus sediminis and includes:
- a CDS encoding dihydrolipoamide acetyltransferase family protein; amino-acid sequence: MAKFELKLPKMGESVAEATITSWLKDVGDKIELDEPILEIATDKVDSEVPSEVEGVLVEKLFDADEVVKVGATIAIIETESEVESFEDDLPDFTAEEEVDKLSEEVVNEVNGRVEQAKAIASVPVMSEGRFYSPLVRNIAKEEGISQEELDSIPGSGKDDRVTKDDILMYLKSRESKSGAPKVEVKDTTLKPEQAAEKIVEAPQPVSKIQSNGEQSPKVEKTIVSSAGDEIIEMTRMGKLISHHMMESINTSAHVQSFIEADVTNIWNWRNNVKDEFEKREGEKLTFTPIFLQAIAKALRDYPMMNISVDGDKIIKKKAINIGMAAALPDGNLIVPVIKNADQLNLVGLTKQVNDLANRARQNQLKPDEIQGGTYTVTNVGTFGSIMGTPIINQPQVGILALGAIRKVPAVVESPQGDFIGIRYRMFLSHSYDHRVVNGALGGQFVKAVKDYLEGWKMDREF
- a CDS encoding glycosyltransferase family 2 protein, which translates into the protein MKLSIVIVSYNVLHFLELCVQSIMAATESISSEIIVVDNNSNDGSVNYLSEKYPLINFIALSQNLGFSKANNIGVKAAKGAFVCILNPDTIVSEKSFYNLLEMYNDNNNMGIIGCKLIDGSGQFLPESKRNFVKPFGALKKIAGLSSNYYAHNIGSDQNGNVEVLVGAFMFLKRKLYIEVGGFDEDYFMYGEDFDLSYKVEQLGKRNFYFGESTAIHFKGESTTNDIRYKKHFYEAMHIFHKKHFKLNRIYSLVSSVIFKVLPYFKASRKPVEFDHNLNLTFISKKELSQVQTIFPEAEMVLSPKNLQIESDRTYVFDIDTLTFTEIIKVVEGNNGNTQTRFLFWPSKTSYIIGSFNAQSRGIVVQGKNT
- the recR gene encoding recombination mediator RecR, whose protein sequence is MEFSSKLLERAVSEMSQLPGVGKRTALRLVLHLLRQPEEQSLDLADALKSLRTEIKFCKNCHNISDSQLCEICSNPNRNRELVCVVEDIRDVMAIENTSSYKGLYHILGGKISPMDGIGPNDLNIPTLVAKLKLGEIKEVIFALGSTMEGDTTNFYIYKQIQDLEIVTSTIARGISVGNELEYTDEITLGRSITNRIPFESSLKI
- a CDS encoding sodium:solute symporter, yielding MTALQIIILIAVYFLVLMTISHFTGKNDSNTDFFKASKQSPWYLVAFGMVGASLSGVTFISVPGWVEGSQFSYLQVVLGYLVGYFVVALVLMPIYYRYNLTSIYEYLGERFGPVSHKTGAFFFFVSRVLGASFRLFLVAIVLQQFVFDSWNVPFEITVVISILLIWVYTNKGGIKTIVWTDTLQTLFMVIAVILSIYMINRELGWSFSEFLNSDELKNYSDIFVTDSFLNRNHFIKSFIGGMFITICMTGLDQDMMQKNLTCKTLKDAQTNMISFSFVLVFVTFLFMLLGALLYIYAGQNNISIPLMDGSPKSDLLFPEIALNSGLGITLAMTFMLGLIAAAYSSADSALTSLTTSFCIDFLDIERKDLSKQKGLRKRVHIAMSVVLVIVIIIFKYVLSRNVIDSLLVVAGYTYGPLLGLFAFGIISKRKVKDKWVWVVAVFSVVISAILGSIKPENLGGYVIGYELLPINGLLTYLGLVLISRKQNERTS